Within the Mycobacterium gordonae genome, the region GCGGGGCCGGGGGCGATGCGCTTAACACCGGAACCGGTGACGCCATTGGCGCAGCCGGCGCCGATGGCACCAGTAGCGGCCTCACCGCCACGGGCGGGGCCGGTGGCGCTGGCGGCAGCGCGACCATTTCTAGCAGCGCCTCGTCGGCAACTGCCACCGGGGGTGCCGGCGGTAGAGGTGGCGACGGCGCCAACGGAGGTTGGGGCGGGGCCGGTGGTCTGGCGTCTACCAGCGGAACCGGACGCGTCGCCCCTGGCGCCGGCGGAGCTGGTGGCATCGGCATCACGCTAGAAGGCGGGCCCGGTGGGGGCGGCGGCGAGGCCAGAATCACCAATACCGCCTCGACTGCCGATGCCGTCGGCGGGCGGGGCGGAGCCGGTGGTGATGGTGTCAGCCGTGGTGGTGCCGGCGGGATGGGCGGCTTCGCGCAACACGACAGCGTTGTGGCCACAACGGCGGCGATCGGCGGTGACGGCGGCGTCGGTGGCAACGCCACTGCTGGAATCGGAGGCGTCGGCGGCCTCGGCGGTACGGCGATTCATACCGGTGCGGGCGATGCCGTCGGGGGCGCCGCGGCAGCCGGCGGCATCGGTCCCGCGGGTGGCGGCCGGGGCGGCAGCGGTGGCCTTGCCGTCAACCAGGGAACTGGCAACGCCTTCGGTGGCGCCGGCGCGGCCGGCACCAGTGGCGGGGCCACCGGAAACGGCGGGGACGGCGGGGACGGCGGACTCGCGCAAGTCAACAACATGGCTTCCGGAGGATCCGCGACGGGGGGGACAGCCGGGGCCGGCGGGGACGGCACCGTCGGCGGTGCCGGCGGGGAGGGCGGATCAGCGCAAGTCAACGGAACCGGAAGCGCCACGGCCGGTGACGGTGCGGCTGGCGGAGACGGCATCACCGGAGTCGGCGGGGCCGGCGGTAAGGGTGGCGTTGCGCGCATCACCCAGAGCGCGTCTGGGTCCACTGCCACCGGCGGGGATGGCGGGCAAGGTGGGACCGGCACGACTGGCGGCGCCGGTGGGAGCGGCGGTTTGGCGCTCACGTCCGGAACCGGAAACGTCAACCCTGGCAACGGCGGAGCGGGCGGCACGGGCACCGTCGGCGGCGGCGGAAACGGTGGAAGAGGTGGCACCGCGCAGATCGACAACAGTGCCTCGACATTTGACGCCGTTGGTGGCGCCGGCGGTGCCGGGGGGCAAGGCGTCGACAACACGGATGGCTTGCAGGGCGAGGGCGGCACGGGCGGCTCGGGGTTCAGCCGCAGTAGCGTTGCGACGACACGAGCTATCGGCGGTGACGGCGGAGCGGGCGGGGACGTTACCGCCGGAACCGGCGGTAAAGGTGGGACGGGTGGTATCGGCAGCCATCGAGGAGCTGGTGACGCCCTCGGCGGCGAAGGCGGTACCGCCGGCGCCGGCCCCACAGGTGGCGGCGCCGGCGGATCGGGTGGCTTCGCCCTGAATGAGGGAACCGGCGACGCATTCGGCGGCGCCGGGGCGGACGGCACCGGGGGCGGTAGCACCGGCACCGGTGGGGCCGGCGGAAACGGCGGCGAAGCGCAGGTCAATAACGCGACTTCTGCTGGATCTGCCTCCGGCGGCGCTGGCGGTGCCGGCGCCGACGGCACCGTCGGCGGCAGCGGCGGTGCGGGCGGTAGAGGGGCAACATCAGGAGTCGGGCCGGCCAGTGGTGGCGACGGTGGGGATGGCGGAAACAGTTCAGCACCCTCGGCCGCCGGCGGCGCCGGCGGCGCGGGGGGCAACGCCTTTGCTCCGGCCGCGGTCGATGCCACACCTGGCCTCGGCGGTTCCGGAGGCGGGGCTGGACTGGGCGGTTCCCCGGGTGCGGACGGCCCGGACGGAATCGTTGGTTGACCACCGATCTTGCAGTTCGGGTAGCGAACACGGCGCATATGGTTGCGAGCACTAGTCGTTGCAGATGGCTCCCAAGAGCCGCGTGTCGTGACTATCCCTGGAATGGCCCGTCGTCTGGAATTGTGGTCCGGGGATGGACGCGGCCGCGGTCCGGCGGTGACCTCCAAGCATGCCCGCGGCCATCACTCCGCGCACCACGACCGCCGACTGGGCGGTGCGGAGCATCTGCCCCGTCGGCGAATCCGGTTCGTGGATAGCCGATCCGGCGCGCATCTCGCTGGGCGGTGAACTGCCGATCAACACCGCGGGCGGGCAACTGTCCGGCGGCCGTCTGCACGTTTTCGGGCATCTCCATGAAGCTTGTCTGCAGATCCGGGGGAGGCCGGGGCGCGCCAGGTCGA harbors:
- a CDS encoding PE family protein, which produces MSYIFLASDLLAAATANVAGIGSSVNAANNMAAISTTAVLAAGADEVSAAIAALFSGHGQAYQAIGAQAAAFQQQFVQALSEAGAAYAAAEAANTSPLQAAGHQVLSDINARTSMWFGRPLIGDGADGAPGSGQAGGPGGILWGNGGNGGSGAPGQAGGAGGAAGLIGTGGVGGVGGVGGAAGGVGGSGGWLWGDGGTGGVGGIGVTGAIAGPGGTGGSAWLLGNGGAGGIGGAGAAGANGTAGNPGTSTAAGGAGGIGGDGGYGGMGGAGGNGGLLHGAGGAGGQGGVGGAGGTGGIGGAGWDAVAAGASGGTGGDSGTGGNGGSGGMGGTGGRGSALTGIAGANGNGGAGGAGGDAGAPGDGGMGGKGSAANPTGGSGGTGGDAGGVGVGGAGGAAGGVGATAGAVGATGNLIPGNGGNGGAGGAGYDAASDLLAAPGTPGGKGGNGGNGGKYGFGGTGGVGGDAASGGAVGGNGGSGGNSGSMGGIGGAGGDGGGGTGSGVGGAGGAGGTGYNTGTESAVGGSGGDGGSAVNGRGGTGGAGGSAIHDGAGTAIGGTAGVGGSGAGGGGNGGAGGDALNTGTGDAIGAAGADGTSSGLTATGGAGGAGGSATISSSASSATATGGAGGRGGDGANGGWGGAGGLASTSGTGRVAPGAGGAGGIGITLEGGPGGGGGEARITNTASTADAVGGRGGAGGDGVSRGGAGGMGGFAQHDSVVATTAAIGGDGGVGGNATAGIGGVGGLGGTAIHTGAGDAVGGAAAAGGIGPAGGGRGGSGGLAVNQGTGNAFGGAGAAGTSGGATGNGGDGGDGGLAQVNNMASGGSATGGTAGAGGDGTVGGAGGEGGSAQVNGTGSATAGDGAAGGDGITGVGGAGGKGGVARITQSASGSTATGGDGGQGGTGTTGGAGGSGGLALTSGTGNVNPGNGGAGGTGTVGGGGNGGRGGTAQIDNSASTFDAVGGAGGAGGQGVDNTDGLQGEGGTGGSGFSRSSVATTRAIGGDGGAGGDVTAGTGGKGGTGGIGSHRGAGDALGGEGGTAGAGPTGGGAGGSGGFALNEGTGDAFGGAGADGTGGGSTGTGGAGGNGGEAQVNNATSAGSASGGAGGAGADGTVGGSGGAGGRGATSGVGPASGGDGGDGGNSSAPSAAGGAGGAGGNAFAPAAVDATPGLGGSGGGAGLGGSPGADGPDGIVG